Proteins encoded by one window of Chromobacterium violaceum ATCC 12472:
- a CDS encoding LysR family transcriptional regulator, whose protein sequence is MPFDRLADLRLFQDASQLGSFSAAGRKHGLSPAAASACIQRMEAALNARLFQRTTRRLRLTEAGETYLAYCRQALELLEEGEHRLQQAQQELSGVIRLSAPSDLGRNRLLDCLDRFGAEHPAVHFSLSLSDTPADLIGDDIDLAIRYGQPADSSLVARQLAASRRVVCAAPSLLEKLGQPSHPQDLAGLPTLTLTTGHGPMNEWRYRDKGEIRSLRLERVRQSNDGEVLRRWAVQGHGFAYKSRLDIADDLAAGRLTTVLDDYFIEPAPLHLLYPGHRLQPARIRRLIDFLLDQFAA, encoded by the coding sequence ATGCCGTTCGACCGTCTGGCCGACCTGCGCCTGTTTCAGGACGCCTCCCAGCTTGGCAGCTTTTCCGCCGCCGGCCGCAAGCACGGCCTGTCCCCCGCCGCCGCCAGCGCCTGCATCCAGCGCATGGAGGCGGCCTTGAACGCCCGCCTGTTCCAGCGCACCACCCGCCGCCTGCGCCTGACCGAGGCCGGGGAGACCTATCTCGCCTACTGCCGGCAGGCGCTGGAATTGCTGGAGGAAGGCGAACACCGGCTGCAGCAGGCGCAACAGGAATTGAGCGGCGTGATCCGCCTGTCCGCGCCGTCCGATCTGGGCCGCAACCGGCTGCTGGATTGCCTGGACCGTTTCGGCGCCGAGCATCCCGCCGTGCACTTCTCGCTGTCGCTCAGCGACACTCCGGCCGACCTGATCGGCGACGACATCGACCTCGCCATCCGCTACGGCCAGCCGGCCGACAGCAGCCTGGTGGCGCGCCAGCTGGCCGCCAGCCGCCGCGTGGTCTGCGCCGCGCCGTCGCTGCTGGAAAAGCTGGGCCAACCATCGCATCCCCAAGACCTCGCCGGCCTGCCCACGCTGACGCTGACCACCGGCCATGGCCCGATGAATGAATGGCGTTACCGGGACAAGGGGGAAATCCGCTCGCTGCGGCTGGAGCGCGTGCGCCAGAGCAATGACGGAGAGGTGCTGCGCCGCTGGGCGGTGCAGGGTCACGGCTTCGCCTACAAGTCGCGGCTGGACATCGCCGACGACCTCGCCGCCGGCAGGCTGACGACGGTGCTGGACGACTACTTCATCGAGCCCGCGCCGCTGCACCTGCTCTACCCCGGCCACCGGCTGCAGCCGGCGCGGATACGGCGGCTGATAGATTTCCTGCTGGATCAGTTCGCCGCCTAG
- a CDS encoding MFS transporter, with product MSLVLKRFRSLGAAFACMWLSEMITGLGSLLLQFALGVWIYQKTGSVEDFSFALLTGTLPAFLLLPIAGACADLLDRRKVLIACDFLLLLLIGVLSFMIWLDALLVPAAMAMNGLVALIHLFRRPSYQVALSRLLPVNQLSQANGLRTLSDGLVQLAGPMLAGALMFQFGLTGILPLETLLIAAAVLLVLRAMRGATEPAAAGNTVGRLWRHSRSSLSKTMAYLNGQRAMFGLLIYMLLQVALITLVSSMLTPLVLARHGSDTLGMVMGCGAFGAIGGAIAVTISNPKRRLMRWIILSDLLLAVAVAMAGFVEKPLLWALAAMAAMACGSVSNSCTLSLWMRKTPLDWRGSLFSLLASINLAAVSAMLLAGGVLVERVLAPAMMPGGGLADLLGGWLGIGQGRGVALLFVLCGIGSLAISVFALLGTNLAQLDDMVEDAPIGLSESVA from the coding sequence GTGAGCTTGGTGCTGAAGCGATTTCGATCCTTGGGCGCCGCGTTTGCTTGCATGTGGCTGAGCGAGATGATTACGGGCTTGGGCAGTCTATTGCTGCAATTCGCGCTAGGCGTGTGGATTTATCAAAAGACGGGCTCGGTCGAGGACTTTTCTTTTGCCTTATTGACGGGAACCTTGCCTGCGTTTTTGTTGCTGCCCATCGCCGGCGCTTGCGCGGATCTATTGGATCGAAGAAAAGTGCTGATTGCCTGCGATTTCCTACTATTGCTGCTGATTGGTGTTTTATCTTTCATGATCTGGCTGGATGCGCTGCTGGTTCCGGCTGCGATGGCGATGAATGGACTTGTCGCTTTGATCCACCTCTTCCGTAGGCCATCATACCAAGTGGCATTGAGCCGGCTGCTGCCCGTCAACCAGCTGAGCCAGGCCAATGGATTGCGGACCCTGAGCGATGGGCTGGTGCAACTCGCGGGACCGATGTTGGCCGGCGCGCTGATGTTTCAGTTCGGGCTGACGGGCATTCTGCCTTTGGAGACGCTGCTGATTGCGGCCGCGGTTTTGCTGGTGCTGCGAGCCATGCGGGGAGCGACGGAGCCGGCGGCCGCAGGCAACACGGTTGGCCGCTTGTGGCGGCACAGCCGCTCCAGTCTGAGCAAAACGATGGCCTATCTGAACGGGCAGAGAGCGATGTTCGGTTTGCTGATCTATATGCTGTTGCAGGTGGCGCTGATCACGCTGGTTTCCAGCATGCTGACGCCGCTGGTGCTGGCCCGGCACGGCAGCGACACGCTGGGGATGGTGATGGGGTGCGGCGCTTTCGGCGCGATCGGCGGCGCGATCGCGGTCACCATCTCGAATCCCAAGCGTCGGCTGATGCGCTGGATCATATTGTCGGATCTGTTGTTGGCGGTCGCGGTGGCCATGGCCGGCTTCGTGGAAAAGCCCCTGTTGTGGGCGCTGGCCGCCATGGCGGCGATGGCATGCGGCAGCGTGTCCAACAGCTGCACTTTGAGCCTTTGGATGCGCAAGACGCCGCTGGACTGGCGGGGCAGCTTGTTCAGCCTGTTGGCTTCGATCAACCTCGCCGCGGTTTCTGCGATGCTGCTGGCGGGTGGCGTACTGGTGGAGAGAGTGCTCGCGCCTGCGATGATGCCTGGCGGCGGCTTGGCGGATCTGCTCGGAGGCTGGTTGGGGATTGGACAAGGACGAGGCGTAGCCTTGCTCTTTGTGTTGTGCGGCATCGGCAGTTTGGCGATCTCGGTGTTTGCCCTGCTGGGCACCAATCTGGCTCAACTTGACGATATGGTCGAAGACGCGCCAATAGGCCTGAGCGAGTCAGTGGCCTGA
- a CDS encoding alpha/beta fold hydrolase, whose protein sequence is MTVKRWMVQDSVGSGAALASLEGEETGRLWLAAQPEHGFQTLQGLAYALAREVRRLQPDSPYRLAGKGVLGALAYEVGLQLRGMGQTVACVALEGAPAWVRQSEALAVERSQASLPAWLRRCLSSYVPEPGDFPLQPTNMPASAEAFWRALGAQASARVPAHQPLVMLRQGRQSLPPLICVPGAGASVVDFFALSSALAYQGSVYGLQPRGLDGRQPPHVTVEDAARSYLDALRANAPGPVHLLGHSFGGWIAHELAAQLQSAGTRVLSLTVLDSRVPNDAPGEYGQREVLSRLIALYQQGCGEPLRLDAAELAERSAEEQRKALHGELLRVGILPSRSSPDILSGVLRTFACALRAGYRPERLYQGPSRLVLVKPSEARSSEEATSREQWIAGWRRWLPDLVFWEGPGNHITLLRSPQAGHLAAWLDEMLFDMKAVHS, encoded by the coding sequence ATGACGGTGAAGCGATGGATGGTGCAGGATAGCGTGGGCAGCGGAGCGGCGCTGGCGAGTCTCGAAGGCGAGGAGACTGGCCGGCTTTGGCTAGCGGCCCAGCCGGAGCATGGATTCCAGACCTTGCAAGGCTTGGCTTATGCGCTGGCGCGCGAGGTGCGCCGTTTGCAGCCCGATAGCCCTTATCGGCTGGCGGGAAAAGGCGTTCTGGGCGCGCTGGCTTATGAAGTGGGCTTGCAGTTGCGAGGCATGGGGCAGACTGTAGCCTGCGTTGCGCTGGAGGGCGCGCCGGCATGGGTTCGACAGTCCGAAGCGCTGGCGGTCGAGCGGTCGCAAGCCAGTTTGCCGGCATGGTTGCGCCGCTGCCTTTCATCCTATGTCCCCGAACCGGGCGATTTTCCATTGCAGCCAACGAATATGCCGGCATCCGCCGAGGCTTTCTGGCGCGCTCTGGGCGCGCAAGCGAGCGCGCGAGTCCCTGCTCACCAGCCGCTGGTGATGCTCAGGCAGGGACGGCAATCGTTGCCGCCATTGATTTGCGTGCCGGGCGCGGGTGCCAGCGTGGTGGATTTCTTCGCGCTTTCTAGCGCGCTTGCCTATCAAGGGAGCGTGTATGGGCTGCAGCCAAGGGGGCTGGATGGCAGACAGCCTCCGCATGTGACGGTCGAGGATGCGGCGCGGTCGTATCTGGACGCGCTGCGGGCGAACGCGCCAGGGCCAGTGCATTTGCTTGGGCATTCCTTCGGCGGCTGGATCGCGCATGAGCTGGCGGCGCAATTGCAAAGCGCGGGAACCCGCGTGTTGTCGTTGACCGTGCTGGACAGCCGGGTGCCGAATGATGCGCCAGGCGAGTATGGCCAGCGCGAAGTGCTGAGCAGGCTGATTGCCTTATATCAGCAGGGTTGCGGAGAGCCGCTCAGACTCGATGCGGCGGAATTGGCGGAGCGAAGCGCGGAGGAGCAAAGAAAGGCTTTGCATGGCGAATTGCTCAGAGTCGGCATTCTGCCTTCTCGCAGCTCCCCGGATATCTTGAGCGGGGTGCTCAGAACCTTTGCTTGCGCTTTGCGAGCCGGATACCGGCCAGAGCGCTTGTATCAAGGCCCCAGCCGGCTGGTGCTGGTCAAACCGTCGGAAGCGCGTTCGTCAGAAGAGGCGACGTCGCGCGAGCAATGGATTGCGGGTTGGCGCAGATGGCTTCCCGACTTGGTGTTCTGGGAGGGGCCGGGCAATCACATCACCTTGTTGCGGTCGCCTCAGGCTGGGCACTTGGCGGCATGGTTGGACGAAATGCTGTTCGACATGAAAGCGGTGCACTCGTGA